One Periophthalmus magnuspinnatus isolate fPerMag1 chromosome 4, fPerMag1.2.pri, whole genome shotgun sequence genomic window, AGACACGCAGGGGCTGACGGGTAAAGGGACAGTACTGGATATGTGCAGTAACATGTAGTTTGtaaagtactgcattctgaatacttggagtacttttacactgtgTTTCATGGGATTAAAAACAGTTTCaggtttatatttttctctttttctctcacttccGTGTCGTGTattttaaagagtaactgtaccagattacagttactcagAGTATCCAGAATACTTAACCACAAATCCGCTCCAAACGTGAcagcccctgctcctcctctctctctctcctcctcctcctcctcctcccccgctcTCCTCTTTCGCCCTGCtctgtttttttcctctttattcGAGTGAACGTCTGCTGCACGTCACGTCTGTCCAATGCGCGCGCTCGCCTGTGACATAATGGAACGTGCGCGGTTAGAAAAGCAGAAGGAGCCGGAGCGAGCGCACTCTCCCTGAGActgtgacagaggaggagcagaggaggagcagaggaggagcagagaggacacagCAGATAGAGGAGCACTGTCCCTCAGTctgacagaggaggacacagaggaggacacagaggaggacacagaggaggacgcGGGAGATCCGGGGAGGAGCAGATCAGTTTCGGACACACGGGGATGGGCCGCGCGCTGCGCTGAAGCAGAGACATGATGAAGAAGGACATCACCCTGAGTCTGGCGGAGGACGAGGAGCTGAAGCCTCTGCGCGAGGCCGACAGTCTGCTCAGCTCCCCGGACCTGGGGCTCCTCAAACTGGCCTCTCCGGAGCTGGAGCGCCTCATCATCCAGTCCAACGGGATGGTCACCACGACGCCCACCGCGCCGCAGTTCGTTTATCCAAAGACGGTCACGGACGAGCAGGAGTTCGCGGAGGGCTTCGTGAAGGCTCTGGAGGACCTCCATAAACAGAACCAGCTGAGCGGGCCGTCCCAGAGCGCCGGGGGTCTGGAGCTGGGGGTCAACCTCGCCCCGGTGACGGTGCAGCCGGAGCTGCCCGTTTACACCAACCTGAACACGTACGGAGCAGGCGCGGGCCCGCTGGGCACCTCCGTCAACTACACCACCGACACCGTGCCCTTCCCGCCCCCGCCCCCGCATCACCTGGGCCCCCCGCTGAAGGAGGAGCCGCAGACCGTCCCGGACGTGCAGAGCTTCGGGGACagtccccctctgtcccccatCGACATGGACTCACAGGAGCGCATCAAGGCCGAGAGGAAGAGACTGCGCAACCGCATCGCCGCCTCCAAGTGCCGCCGCCGCAAACTGGAGCGCATCTCCAGACTCGAGGACAAAGTGAAGAGCCTCAAGACCCAGAACACGGACCTGGCGTCCACCGCGTCTGTGCTGCGGGACCAGGTGGAGCAGCTCAAACAGAAGGTCCTCACGCACGTCAACAGCGGCTGTGAGCTGCTGCCGCACGAGGTGCAGGTGCACTGAGActgagactggaccaggaccgggtctggaccaggaccgggtctggaccaggaccgggTCTGGAccgggtctggaccaggaccagatctGACCCGGAGGACTCTCTGCATGGAGCCCAGGGCCCTTAAAGGACTTTTCTGCTTTGGGACTTTTCAGAATCCAGAGTTTACGCATGACGTCACTGTAttcacctctgacctctggaCCAGACCACGTGACCCCATGGAAGTATCATTACAGCTCCATGAGTGACCCCTGGAGTGACCCCTGGAGTGTCAGTGAGCTATGCCCGGGGCAGAGCTCAGGCCCGGGGAGGGTCCGTGCTGACCCAGGTCTAAAAACAAACTGttactttgtttatttgtttctttgtttatttgtttactcGTTTGTGGTGATGTTTACAGACGCTGCAGTTTAA contains:
- the LOC117370340 gene encoding transcription factor JunD, coding for MMKKDITLSLAEDEELKPLREADSLLSSPDLGLLKLASPELERLIIQSNGMVTTTPTAPQFVYPKTVTDEQEFAEGFVKALEDLHKQNQLSGPSQSAGGLELGVNLAPVTVQPELPVYTNLNTYGAGAGPLGTSVNYTTDTVPFPPPPPHHLGPPLKEEPQTVPDVQSFGDSPPLSPIDMDSQERIKAERKRLRNRIAASKCRRRKLERISRLEDKVKSLKTQNTDLASTASVLRDQVEQLKQKVLTHVNSGCELLPHEVQVH